The Xanthomonas fragariae genome has a segment encoding these proteins:
- the ftsZ gene encoding cell division protein FtsZ, translating to MAHFELIEKMAPNAVIKVVGVGGGGGNAVAHMVNTNVDGVEFITANTDSQAIKNCGAKLQLQLGTNVTKGLGAGANPEVGRQAALEDRERIMDALQGADMVFITAGMGGGTGTGAAPVVAQLAKEMGILTVAVVTKPFPFEGRRRMQVALKGIEELSQHCDSLITIPNEKLITVLGRNATMIQAFRAANDVLQGAVQGIADLIVRPGLINVDFADVRTVMSEMGLAMMGTGSARGDDRAQAAAEAAIQNPLLDDVNLAGANGILVNITAGPDFTMSEFDEIGRTIEAFASEDATVVVGTVLDPDMQDEVRVTVVATGLNRAVARQTQRSDQRAPIKLVRNATTGQPEFGDFETSGGDAVSKAVGGSMGLGLRRPSSDSVGSSNSGGGSTAPAADLPNDYLDIPAFLRRQAD from the coding sequence ATGGCACATTTTGAACTGATCGAAAAGATGGCTCCCAACGCGGTAATCAAGGTCGTTGGTGTGGGCGGCGGCGGCGGCAATGCCGTCGCGCACATGGTCAACACCAACGTCGATGGCGTGGAATTCATCACCGCCAATACCGACTCGCAGGCGATCAAGAACTGCGGCGCCAAGTTGCAGCTGCAGCTCGGTACCAACGTGACCAAGGGCCTGGGCGCAGGCGCGAATCCGGAAGTCGGCCGTCAGGCCGCGCTGGAAGATCGCGAACGCATCATGGACGCGCTGCAGGGTGCGGACATGGTGTTCATTACCGCCGGCATGGGCGGCGGCACCGGCACTGGTGCGGCACCGGTCGTTGCGCAGCTGGCCAAGGAGATGGGCATCCTGACCGTTGCCGTCGTCACCAAGCCGTTCCCGTTCGAAGGCCGTCGCCGCATGCAGGTCGCGCTGAAGGGCATCGAGGAACTGAGCCAGCATTGCGACTCGCTGATCACCATCCCGAACGAAAAGCTGATCACCGTGCTTGGCCGCAACGCCACCATGATCCAGGCCTTCCGTGCCGCCAACGACGTGCTGCAGGGCGCCGTGCAGGGCATCGCCGATCTGATCGTGCGTCCGGGCCTGATCAACGTCGACTTCGCCGACGTGCGCACCGTGATGTCGGAGATGGGCCTGGCCATGATGGGCACCGGCTCGGCACGCGGCGACGATCGCGCGCAGGCCGCTGCCGAAGCCGCCATCCAGAACCCGCTGCTGGACGACGTCAACCTGGCCGGTGCCAACGGCATCCTGGTCAACATCACCGCCGGCCCGGACTTCACCATGTCCGAGTTCGACGAAATCGGCCGCACCATCGAAGCGTTTGCCTCGGAAGATGCGACCGTGGTCGTCGGTACCGTGCTTGACCCGGACATGCAGGACGAAGTGCGCGTCACCGTCGTGGCCACTGGCTTGAACCGTGCGGTTGCACGTCAGACCCAGCGTTCGGACCAACGCGCGCCGATCAAGTTGGTGCGCAACGCCACCACCGGCCAGCCAGAGTTCGGCGATTTCGAGACCAGCGGCGGCGATGCAGTGTCCAAGGCGGTCGGCGGCAGCATGGGTCTGGGCCTGCGTCGTCCCAGCAGCGATTCGGTCGGCAGCAGCAACAGCGGCGGCGGTTCGACTGCGCCGGCGGCAGACCTGCCCAACGATTACCTGGATATCCCGGCGTTCCTGCGCCGCCAGGCAGACTGA
- a CDS encoding cell division protein FtsQ/DivIB: MNATLRILAWLIAVTLVALPVVAVLNGWVGSERWPLARLRVSGDFKRVPAEELRAVVLPYARSGFFAVKLQEAQDAIGRLPWVESAQVRKRWPDVLEVHVTEHEPFARWGTDRMLSEQGRLFRTPPLLKDFKLPQLGGPDSKTKEVVALYNESRALFAPTGLDVERLEMDARGSWSLGLSNGVQIVIGRDDARARLQRFARVLPQLADPQRPIARADLRYTNGFTIERRMENGESGMDKKPKPVSPAAHHRLVLNSPRNRALFLTIPHSLFPIPGFKT, encoded by the coding sequence ATGAACGCCACCTTGCGCATTCTTGCCTGGTTGATCGCGGTGACGTTGGTCGCGTTGCCGGTGGTGGCTGTGCTCAATGGCTGGGTCGGTTCCGAGCGCTGGCCGTTGGCGAGGTTGCGGGTGTCCGGCGATTTCAAGCGGGTGCCGGCCGAAGAGTTGCGAGCGGTGGTGCTGCCGTATGCGCGTTCGGGCTTTTTTGCGGTGAAGTTGCAGGAGGCGCAGGACGCCATCGGGCGCTTGCCGTGGGTGGAAAGTGCGCAGGTGCGCAAGCGCTGGCCGGACGTGCTGGAGGTGCATGTCACCGAGCACGAGCCGTTCGCGCGCTGGGGCACCGATCGCATGTTGTCCGAGCAAGGGCGGCTGTTCCGTACTCCGCCGTTGTTGAAAGATTTCAAGTTGCCGCAACTCGGTGGCCCGGACAGCAAGACCAAGGAAGTGGTGGCGCTATACAACGAATCGCGCGCTTTGTTCGCACCAACTGGCTTGGATGTGGAACGTCTGGAAATGGACGCGCGCGGAAGCTGGTCGCTGGGTTTGAGTAACGGCGTACAGATCGTGATCGGTCGCGACGATGCGCGCGCACGCTTGCAGCGGTTCGCACGCGTGCTGCCGCAGCTAGCCGACCCGCAGCGCCCGATTGCGCGTGCCGACCTGCGCTACACGAACGGTTTCACGATCGAACGCAGAATGGAGAATGGGGAATCGGGAATGGATAAAAAGCCTAAACCGGTGTCGCCTGCCGCGCACCACAGACTAGTGCTGAATTCTCCGCGTAACCGTGCACTGTTTCTGACCATTCCCCATTCGCTATTTCCTATTCCCGGCTTTAAGACATGA
- the ftsA gene encoding cell division protein FtsA, whose protein sequence is MNRKGDKSLIVGLDIGTSKVVALVGEYSPGNPIEVIGIGSHESRGLKRGVVVDIESTVQSIQRAVEEAELMAGCEIRSVYASISGNHVQCKNSPGIVPIRDGEVTWSDLERVLDAAKAVAIPADQRILHAIPREYVLDDSQEGIRNPVGMTGVRLEVHAHLVVCAQSAAANITKCVQKCGLQVDDLVLSSLASSVAVLTADERELGVVLVDIGAGTTDLAVYVQGAICHTASLPIAGDHVTNDIAHMLRTPTPEAEQIKVRYACALAQLATAEESIQVPSVGDRPPRRMPRHALAQAVQGRYEEIFEMVQAELRRSGFEEMVRAGMVLTGGASKMEGVVELAEEMLQMPVRVGIPQHVTGLGEVVGNPVHASGVGLLLMGSQIEHPRRPSIPTGRAGSLFKKLKNWYRGEF, encoded by the coding sequence ATGAACCGCAAAGGCGACAAATCCCTCATCGTTGGACTGGACATCGGCACCTCCAAGGTCGTCGCGCTGGTCGGCGAGTACTCGCCAGGCAATCCGATCGAAGTGATCGGCATCGGTTCGCATGAATCGCGCGGCCTCAAGCGCGGCGTGGTGGTGGACATCGAATCCACCGTGCAGTCGATCCAGCGCGCGGTGGAAGAAGCCGAGCTGATGGCCGGCTGCGAAATCCGCTCGGTGTACGCATCGATTTCCGGCAACCATGTGCAATGCAAGAACTCGCCCGGCATCGTGCCGATCCGCGACGGCGAAGTGACCTGGAGCGATCTGGAGCGCGTGCTGGATGCGGCCAAGGCCGTGGCCATTCCTGCCGACCAGCGTATCCTGCATGCGATCCCGCGCGAGTACGTGCTGGACGATTCGCAGGAAGGCATCCGCAATCCGGTCGGCATGACCGGCGTGCGCCTGGAGGTGCACGCCCATCTGGTGGTGTGCGCGCAATCGGCTGCGGCCAACATCACCAAGTGCGTGCAGAAGTGCGGCCTGCAGGTCGACGATCTGGTGCTGTCGTCGCTGGCATCGTCAGTAGCGGTATTGACTGCCGACGAGCGCGAGCTAGGCGTGGTGCTGGTGGACATCGGCGCTGGCACCACCGACCTGGCGGTCTACGTGCAGGGCGCGATCTGCCACACCGCATCCTTGCCGATCGCTGGCGACCATGTCACCAACGACATCGCGCACATGCTGCGCACGCCAACCCCGGAAGCCGAGCAGATCAAGGTGCGTTACGCCTGCGCGCTGGCGCAGCTGGCCACCGCTGAAGAAAGCATCCAGGTGCCGTCGGTCGGCGATCGCCCGCCGCGTCGCATGCCACGGCATGCGCTCGCGCAGGCCGTGCAGGGTCGCTACGAAGAAATTTTCGAAATGGTGCAGGCCGAACTGCGCCGCTCCGGTTTCGAAGAAATGGTGCGCGCCGGCATGGTGCTCACCGGCGGCGCCTCGAAGATGGAAGGCGTGGTGGAGCTTGCCGAAGAAATGTTGCAGATGCCGGTGCGCGTGGGCATTCCGCAGCATGTCACCGGTCTGGGCGAAGTCGTCGGCAACCCGGTACACGCCTCCGGCGTGGGCCTGTTGTTGATGGGCAGTCAGATCGAACACCCACGCCGCCCATCGATCCCGACCGGACGTGCAGGGAGTTTGTTCAAGAAATTGAAGAATTGGTATCGCGGTGAATTCTGA
- a CDS encoding DUF721 domain-containing protein produces MSVMSKPKSNARTPSTPKQAIEAALGEKTGDPLRRALWLDALDRQLRPLLPPHLATRCRLANVRGEQLVFLVDSPVWHARLRLAETQLLDAARSIGMKATAVTIKTITTPLHSPMPQDHERPRPVSEATHKGLRDALASLQDVAPTKR; encoded by the coding sequence ATGAGTGTCATGTCCAAGCCCAAGTCCAACGCACGCACCCCTTCCACTCCAAAGCAGGCCATCGAGGCCGCGTTGGGGGAGAAGACTGGCGACCCCTTGCGCCGTGCCTTGTGGCTCGATGCGCTGGACCGGCAGTTGCGCCCCCTGTTACCGCCCCATTTGGCCACCCGTTGCCGGTTGGCCAATGTCAGAGGCGAACAACTCGTTTTTTTAGTTGATTCACCGGTCTGGCATGCCAGGTTGCGGCTTGCCGAGACCCAATTATTGGATGCCGCCCGATCCATCGGAATGAAGGCCACCGCAGTGACCATCAAGACCATCACGACCCCACTGCATTCCCCAATGCCGCAAGACCATGAGCGTCCGCGCCCTGTTTCCGAAGCGACGCACAAGGGGTTGCGCGACGCATTGGCCTCTCTGCAGGACGTTGCACCGACCAAACGGTGA
- the lpxC gene encoding UDP-3-O-acyl-N-acetylglucosamine deacetylase, whose protein sequence is MTQQRTLKNTIRATGVGLHSGDKVYMTLRPAQVDHGVVFRRVDLEPVVEVPADAKLVTETTLCTGLTCNGAKIQTVEHLMSALAGLGVDNVIVELSSAELPIMDGSSGPFVFLLQSAGIVEQHKAKRFIRIKQTVEVREGDKVARFEPYEGYKLGFTIEFNHPMIPAKQSRQEIEFSTSAYVKEISRARTFGFMRDLEYMRERNLGLGGSMDNAIVLDEFRVLNEDGLRYTNEFVRHKILDAIGDLYLAGGAILGAYEGFKSGHALNNKLVRALLADQAAWEWVSFPEGTEQPPVTYASPVYA, encoded by the coding sequence ATGACCCAGCAACGCACTCTCAAAAACACCATTCGCGCCACCGGCGTCGGCCTGCACAGCGGCGACAAGGTGTATATGACGCTACGACCGGCTCAGGTCGATCATGGCGTGGTGTTCCGGCGTGTGGATCTGGAACCGGTCGTGGAAGTCCCCGCCGATGCCAAGCTGGTCACCGAAACCACGCTGTGTACCGGCTTGACCTGCAACGGCGCCAAGATCCAGACCGTCGAACATCTGATGTCCGCGCTGGCCGGTCTGGGTGTCGACAATGTCATCGTCGAACTGTCCTCGGCCGAGTTGCCGATCATGGATGGTTCGTCCGGCCCGTTCGTGTTCCTGCTCCAGTCGGCAGGCATCGTCGAGCAGCACAAGGCCAAGCGCTTCATCCGCATTAAGCAGACGGTGGAAGTGCGCGAAGGCGACAAGGTCGCGCGCTTCGAACCGTACGAGGGCTATAAGCTCGGTTTCACCATCGAATTCAATCACCCGATGATCCCGGCCAAGCAGTCGCGCCAGGAAATCGAGTTCTCCACCTCGGCCTACGTCAAGGAAATCTCGCGCGCCCGCACCTTCGGCTTCATGCGCGACCTTGAATACATGCGCGAGCGCAATCTGGGCCTGGGTGGCTCGATGGACAACGCCATCGTGCTGGACGAGTTCCGCGTGCTCAATGAGGACGGCCTGCGTTACACCAACGAATTCGTGCGCCACAAGATACTGGACGCCATCGGCGACCTGTATCTGGCCGGCGGCGCCATACTTGGCGCCTACGAAGGCTTCAAATCCGGCCACGCACTCAACAACAAGCTGGTGCGTGCGCTGCTCGCCGATCAGGCCGCCTGGGAATGGGTCAGCTTCCCGGAAGGCACCGAGCAACCGCCGGTCACCTACGCCAGTCCTGTCTACGCCTGA